A window of Rhipicephalus microplus isolate Deutch F79 chromosome X, USDA_Rmic, whole genome shotgun sequence genomic DNA:
ATGAAAAGCGGAAGTGGCCACGACAGTCTAGCAATCATGAATCAAATGCCAAAGCTAGCCTGGCCAAGCCGATCAAGCGATTGCACATATTCGCGCATGCCAAGCAGCAATCGACGTCTTTTCGTGAACTTGAGGACAGCCTTGAGGAACCTATAGCTGAAGTTCAGGATGAGGACCCGTGCTCCAGTGGTATTGAGATGGTGTGTGATCTCGAGCCCATTTCAGTGGCTTGACAGTGCAGCAAGAGATGCTGTCATCCTGTTGCACCTCTACTTTGAACACAACGGTGGCACAAAGTTCCTGCCCAGCCTTTCAGCAATGCACTCCTACTAAGCGAGAAAGTGTTTGAACAAGGTCAATCAATTGTTATCACCTCCTTTTTTCCGAGTCAGCAATATTAGaaaaatttttttcgaatactATGGTAGTGTTGTATACTTCAAAATGTTTTGTTCAGTCATCTACAGTTGGTGCTTTTGAAATAAAGTCGTATTTCATTCATTTTTGTGGGCCTTGTCTAAATGAAACTCCTCATAATTGCAACAAACTTTCTTGCCACTTCGAGTTACGTTTAAGAGGAGTCCACTGTAATCGGTACTAATCGTTTGCTGTGCTGGCTAGTTTAAGACTCCGAGGGATTTGTTTTCTAGCGATACCTGGTCCAAATTTTGCCGCAAACACAGGGGAACTGTGGGCCTCATTACTGCTGTTaccgaaaaataaacaaaaaagttgtgATTAACTGAAATGCATGCCTGTGGAGAAGAAGAAATTTTCACTGAAACACAGTAATGACATGTTGGCAGCAACTGGCCATAAATATAAAAAAGGAATTTAACAATGGCCAGTGTGACAAAATTCATGATGTGTTCTGGCTGGAAAACATAATCACTGAAGCATTCGAACAGAGTTTTCTAAGTAGATGTTGCAGAGCAAGAGCTCTGCCAGGAGTGCAAGTGCCAAAATTGCTGGAGCAACTGGCAATTGGAGGTTTGCATACATCACAAACTCCGCTAGACTATCCTTtattattttctttatatttcaagtAAGCAAAGATAAATCATGGCACGCTGATATTGCGAGAAGCATGCCACATGCTGCCCGCATGTCACTTCTGTGTTGCAGCAAAGCACAACTTGTTTTCTGCAAGCGCACATTTGAGCTgacctccccccttttttttttgtgttgaaaGTAGCGAGGCTGGGGGGCTTCAGCTGCCACTTATTTGTATCGCTACAGTGCATTACCTTGTGGCTCTTAAGAGCCGCTGTTTTTGCGGATTGGCGGCAAAAAATGCATCGGGCATCAGcgcatggcacccaaagtttttgAATTACCCGGATTGGTGTTAACAGCCACTTCAAATTATCCGCTCAGACTTGGATCGCAATCTACAAGACCGTGAAAATATGTTTAATTAAACTAGATTTCAAAATAACcaagttcgaattaacgaggttttaccgTATATTGATTGACACTATAAGTGTTCCTGAAAATTATACTATTCCTCGCTTTTTAGTATGCTGAAGCTGTATCGCATTAATCAGCTCATGTCTTCATCTTGTAATAAATGCTTGCAGGCTCATGACTAACAACAAATGTGAGTGTTTCATTTGCATAATTTCTTCTTACATGCTTTTAGTGCGCAGGCCATGTTGCGATGACAGGTTGATCTGCTTCATTAACTCTTTAGCTGTATCCGCGGTGTATGGTTGGAAATTTAGTTtttgtgtcccaattttatttTCAGAATGAGGCAACAAAGTCTCAGTCATAACCTTAGTGGTACATATTTCACTGATGCTATCCCATTCAAAGGTAAGTAATAATATAAGTAGTATTTTTACCTCCTCAGCAGTTGCGGTAAGTGTTGCCTCCGTCTTGCTGTGGGCTTGCACAAGGTAGGCCTGCTCTTCTTTTCCCACACTTGTTTTTGACAGCACCTGCAATGAATgggttgattaattgatatgtagggtttaacgtcccaaaaccaccatatgattatgagagacgccgtagtggagggctccggaaatttcgaccacccggggttctttaacgtgcacccaaatgcaATGAATGGGTAACGAGAATGATTACTCGAGACGACACTGTGGCAAGTTTTCACAATACATCtgctctttcaaaaaaaaaaaaaaacaaaaaaaaagtccacAAGCCCTTTACAGTTGaatccctttataagaggcatgcacCGGGGAGCATTTTTTCTCCTTTATAGGAGGCGcttcttataagcagggtaccacgtaTGCTTTTGATAGCAACATCTATTTCAACATAGCAGAGACGGAAGAAACATTCCAATTTTTGAAGCAGATTCTGGACAAAAAAAGAATGCCGCTTTGCagcaccctttcttgtctttggAGCAGACAAAACTCTAGCCTGCAGCAGCTATTGGTGTTTTCGGAGGAGATCGCGAAATATTCCAAATGACTCCTGGAGTTTAATGCATCAAATAAGCCTCTTACAAATATTCATATTTATTATCTAATATATTGCACATACAGTAATCACTGAATATTACAATAAACATAATTAGGCAGGTGGATGGTCTGAACACAAAATGTTATTCTCATATTTTGCGAAAGTAGCCAGCATTGAATTTTTCGAAAATCGAGTAGGTTAAATGAACTAACATTTAAAATTTTAAATTGCTTGTTCTTAAGACATAAATGAGATAAAAGCTGATGAAAGTGCTAAAACATATCAATGTCGTCACACTAGCGGCTAGTATGACAAGAAAGTCTCGCACGCATTTCACCAAAATAGCCTGCTTGTAAGGCAGGCACAAATATATAACTAGTATATCAGATATATATAAAAATGCTACTACATGTAGCATTGTCAATATTTTAGTATACAGCTACTATGCAAGATGTATACTAGACGACAGTATACAGCTGGCTCTTGTTTTCATTTAGGTTTGCTGTATGATCGCATGGTTTAACTCAATTGTTTTTAGTTTCCCCAATGCCATTTTGGAGCaagtttggagcagttactaacAAATAGTATTGCATTTTCGAGCACCATGGCGCAGCAACTATTTTTTAGAGAAGGTTGGtacaattggagcagcacttctatCACTAATGTCGGCCCACTGGTGTCTCCTAAACTCATTTGCCTCTTACATCAGAATCTCTCATAAAGGGGTTCGACTAACAATGTTTTTCCTGACAAATGTATTGAGCATCAAGCTTTTGCTCTGCCGGGTTAATTTTATATAATAAGCATCACTCATTATCTGAAACCATTTCCCATGCGCAAATGAAATCACACTTGCCCTCAGGAACAATAAGAGTCCTTCAAAAATTCTGGACTCATTCAGAGCCAATTTGAAGTGCCTAGCGATATTTACATTGAATGTACTCCAATAAACTTCTTTCCTCGGAAAATCTGTTAATAGCATTCCTCACAGTTGCCATCATTTTAAGATATAAAATAACAAGCCAGAGGCACCAAACTTACTTTGGACCTCTGACCACCTTGTGTGTAGAAAATTAAAGTTCATGCCAACCTTTAACTACTTTTCTGGTGATACTATCAGTACAACCTCCAATGTTGAGCAGAGCTTGGGCCCAGAGATTAAAAAGCTCAAGAGACTTGCCTGCTCTGTTGCATCCAAAATTCTCTTCGTGCTGTGGAGCTCAGCTGCTGTTGCCTGCAGCTGCTCGGTTGTCTCTGCAACTTCTTGCTTAGTTCTCTCAAAAAGTTCTGTCATCTACAGAGCAAGAACCAAGCACATATTCTCAAGCGATTTTGTTCTGCTGTCATAGGAACTTTTAGCCTAATTTATTCAGGAAATGTAGACCATTTTAAAAGATACAGCCACAGTTATGAGAGACTAGTAACAACCTTTGAAAATATTCTTTTACAGCATGCATTCACCAATGAATACCCAAAAGCAGTTTCTCTAAATGACATGCACATTGAGAGTCGCCCATTTTGACAAGTATGTGCCACCATTATGAACCATGTCGAACACAATCGCACTATGTACAGCACTCACGAATTCAGCAATGGCATCTTTGGTTAGCATGACAAGTGCTACTAGAACTGCTGTTAGAGTCAAAATTACATCAATGTGACCCAAACTGTAGGAGGTAAAAACAAAAGTATGAGCATTACTGGGCACTATATTTTTTTAGTTTCCATCTGCAATTGCTGTAGAACATAGTATAGTATGCATAAGTAGAACATGTTTGCCAGCTTTGAAACAACAAGTGTACTTGATTGCACGAATGactgagagaagaaaaagcacccCAAAAGTGAGTCAAGGTTCTTTGGTAAATACGAAGCCCCTATTACTTCTTCCTgtgcacatacacacgcacacacagaaattgaaagaaagaaatCGTATAGAACTCACGGTGGAAATCTTTGCGTTCAGGGACTCTACTTGTGCTTCTTTTTCTAGGATGTCTTGTGATTGGCTGGTCAGCCTCACTTCCATCATtcttgtaaaaaataaaaagtgcgGTGTCAAAATATAAAACTGATGCAGCAGTAATAGTAAGCAATAATGAACTTGTTCAAACAATAAGCAGGCTGTGTTCAGATATGTTCAGATAAAAACGTCAGTGCATGTCCACCGACCACCTTTTTTCGCCAGAAAATATGTTTTGTTTTCCGAATTCCCATGACCAGGAAACCACTTTCTGCCTTTTTAAACCTTCTTAAAAAAATTCAGAGGTGTTCAGTAAGCTGCAACTAATTCAGTTTTGGTGTAAGTGACATTTCGATgaaacctcaaaaaaaaaaaaaaactgttgtagCTGTACTAACTGTAGGTCTGAGAAGTTTACGCCACATACTAAGAATAGTTTTTTTTGATAAACCCTTATTAGTTTGCAGtttgggcgctgttttttaagaagcaaaaaaaaatccgGAAATCGGCACACAGACTAATATTGcttaaattttaaaaaattttttttccaccGCACACATAAATGTCAGACTTTCCAAAAATTTCAAGAGCACTGCAAAGTGTGAGAACAAATTTGCAGaacgtgattgc
This region includes:
- the LOC119175840 gene encoding kinesin-like protein Klp61F, translated to MTNLDETLSTLDYAHRAKNITNRPEVNQKMTKQALIKKYTEEIQRPQRDLAATRDRNRIFVDQEHYRMMEVRLTSQSQDILEKEAQVESLNAKISTMTELFERTKQEVAETTEQLQATAAELHSTKRILDATEQVLSKTSVGKEEQAYLVQAHSKTEATLTATAEESGLNPPLTKSLQSSSGSSTESLSSNRAVP